A single genomic interval of Trichosurus vulpecula isolate mTriVul1 chromosome 6, mTriVul1.pri, whole genome shotgun sequence harbors:
- the MEN1 gene encoding menin, which produces MGLKAAQKNLFPLRSIDDVVRLFAAELNREEPDLVLLSLVLGFVEHFLAVNRVIPTNVPELTFQPSPAPDPPGGLTYFPVADLSIIAALHARFTAQIRGAVDLSLYPREGGVSSRELVKKVSDVIWNSLSRSYFKDRAHIQSLFSFITGTKLDSSGVAFAVVGACQALGLRDVHLALSEDHAWVVFGPDGEQTAEVTWHGKGNEDRRGQTVNAGVAERSWLYLKGSYLRCDRKMEVAFMVCAINPSIDLHTDSLELLQLQQKLLWLLYDLGHLERYPMALGNLADLEELEPTPGRPDPLTIYHKGIASAKTYYRDEHIYPYMYLAGYHCRNRNVREALQAWADTATVIQDYNYCREDEEIYKEFFEVANDVVPNLLKEAAALAEAGEDRGGEHAQGSPAQGSALQDPECFAHLLRFYDGICKWEEGSPTPVLHVGWATFLVQSLGRFEGQVRQKVRIVSREAETAETEEPWGEEAREGRRRGPRRESKPEEPPPPKKLALDKNIPRRPGVTPGVPKGPEGGGPVPAPAPPASPPPEGPVLTFQSEKMKGMKELLVATKINSSAIKLQLTAQSQVQMKKQKVSTPSDYTLSFLKRQRKGL; this is translated from the exons ATGGGGCTGAAGGCTGCCCAGAAGAACCTGTTCCCTCTGCGTTCCATCGATGATGTGGTGAGGCTCTTCGCAGCCGAGCTGAACCGGGAGGAGCCCGACTTGGTGCTGCTGTCCCTGGTGCTGGGCTTTGTGGAGCATTTCCTGGCAGTCAATCGTGTGATCCCCACCAATGTGCCTGAGCTCACCTTCCAGCCCAGTCCAGCCCCCGATCCCCCGGGGGGCCTCACCTACTTCCCTGTGGCTGACCTCTCCATCATCGCGGCCCTCCATGCCAGGTTCACGGCCCAGATCCGGGGCGCTGTGGACCTGTCTCTCTACCCCCGAGAGGGGGGTGTTTCTAGCCGAGAGCTGGTAAAGAAGGTCTCAGATGTCATATGGAACAGCCTGAGCCGTTCCTACTTCAAGGACCGTGCTCACATCCAGTCCCTTTTCAGCTTCATCACAG GCACCAAGCTGGACAGCTCCGGGGTGGCCTTTGCAGTGGTGGGGGCCTGCCAGGCCCTGGGCCTCCGAGATGTCCACCTGGCCCTATCTGAGGACCACGCCTGGGTTGTGTTTGGCCCTGATGGAGAACAGACGGCTGAGGTTACATGGCATGGGAAAGGCAATGAGGATCGACGGGGTCAGACAGTGAACGCCGGCGTGGCTGAGCGA AGCTGGTTGTACCTAAAGGGTTCCTATTTGCGCTGTGACCGCAAGATGGAGGTGGCCTTCATGGTGTGTGCTATCAATCCGTCCATTGATCTGCACACGGACTCTCTGGAGCTGCTGCAGCTCCAGCAG AAACTTCTCTGGTTGCTTTATGACTTGGGACACCTGGAAAG GTACCCAATGGCTCTGGGAAACCTGGCGGACCTGGAGGAGCTGGAGCCAACACCTGGCCGGCCAGACCCTCTCACCATCTACCATAAG GGCATCGCCTCTGCCAAGACCTACTATAGGGACGAGCACATCTATCCCTACATGTACCTGGCTGGCTACCACTGCCGTAATCGAAATGTCCGAGAAGCCCTGCAGGCCTGGGCGGACACAGCCACCGTCATCCAGGA CTACAATTACTGCCGGGAGGATGAGGAAATCTACAAGGAATTCTTTGAGGTGGCCAATGACGTGGTCCCCAACCTGCTGAAGGAGGCTGCCGCCCTGGCAGAGGCTGGGGAAGATCGAGGTGGTGAGCATGCTCAG GGCTCCCCGGCCCAGGGTTCAGCCCTGCAGGATCCCGAGTGCTTTGCCCACCTCCTGCGCTTCTATGATGGCATCTGTAAGTGGGAGGAGGGCAGTCCAACACCTGTGCTGCACGTGGGCTGGGCCACCTTCCTGGTGCAGTCGTTGGGACGCTTCGAGGGGCAG GTCCGGCAGAAGGTCCGGATTGTTAGCCGGGAGGCAGAGACGGCAGAGACTGAGGAGCCCTGGGGAGAGGAGGCCCGGGAAGGCCGAAGGAGGGGCCCCCGGCGAGAGTCCAAGCCTGAGGAGCCGCCACCCCCCAAGAAGCTGGCCCTGGACAAGAACATCCCCAGGAGGCCTGGGGTGACCCCAGGGGTTCCCAAGGGCCCCGAAGGGGGAGGAccagtcccagccccagcccctccggCCTCCCCGCCCCCTGAGGGCCCTGTGCTCACCTTCCAGAGTGAGAAGATGAAGGGCATGAAGGAATTGCTGGTGGCCACCAAGATCAATTCCAGTGCCATTAAGCTACAGCTCACTGCCCAGTCCCAAgtgcagatgaaaaaacagaaggtGTCCACACCCAGCGACTACACTCTGTCTTTCCTCAAGAGGCAGCGAAAGGGGCTCTGA